Genomic window (Chloroflexota bacterium):
TAATGCACCCATAGGTGGCCTCAAGGTAGTGACCGAAAACGGCTGGTTTGCCGCCCGGCCATCGGGCACCGAGGCGATCTACAAGATCTACGCGGAAAGTTTCAGGGGAGACTCCCATCTGGCACAGATCCAGGCTGAAGCACAGGACATCGTGGGAGCCGCCTTTCAGGCAGCCGGGTTGTAGCCATGGATGAGACGCAACTCGCTTACGAGCAGTTGATAGATCAAATCATCTCATGGGCGCGAGAGCAGGAGAACGTTCGAGCCGCGATCGTCATAGGCTCGCGTGCACGGAAGGATCATCCAGCCGACCGCTGGTCCGACCTGGATGTGCTCATCCTGGCCAATGATCCGCAACGCTATCTGGATGACAGCGAGTGGGTGCGCGGGATCGGCGTGCCATGGTTGACCTTTGTGGAGCCGACTGGCGATGGCAGCGGATTTGAACGTCGCGTCCTGTTCGAGGGGGGATTGGATGTGGACTTCGCCCCCGTGTCAGTGGCTGAAGTCCGGGCCATGGCGGAACAGGGTTTTCCGCCGGGCGTCCAGGATATCATTCGCCGCGGTGTGCGAATCTTGATCGACAAGGACGGCTTCGCTCGGTATCTGGAGCCAGCCGGGATCGAATCTCCTGTCTACCAGCCACCGACTGATTCCCGCTTCCTCAATCTCGTCCACGAT
Coding sequences:
- a CDS encoding aminoglycoside 6-adenylyltransferase, translated to MDETQLAYEQLIDQIISWAREQENVRAAIVIGSRARKDHPADRWSDLDVLILANDPQRYLDDSEWVRGIGVPWLTFVEPTGDGSGFERRVLFEGGLDVDFAPVSVAEVRAMAEQGFPPGVQDIIRRGVRILIDKDGFARYLEPAGIESPVYQPPTDSRFLNLVHDFWYHAVWAAKHLRRRELWWAKGGCDGHLKYLLQQMLEWHAHAVKGPEWDTWMRGRFLEQWADPRAVAALTDVYAHYDGEDIWRALQATMDLFAWLAPETAELLGYPYPATGEQQATALVKALYMEREQS